CAAATTTCAGAAATATTGTTTGACACTTGTTCTCTCTATATCCTGTAAACTGAATTGGAAGAATAAGTTTCATTTACTTGATGGTGGAATTTGACCTCAATAACCATGTGAAGGTTGCACAACATTTATCTTTTATTGAGTATAAacatgcatgtaaaaacacaaTTACAATAGGATGCCTGTATTTACATGCTCATTCACAGTAACATGTATTATGCTTGAAGGTATTCTATATAGAatgagggaaaaaaaaaaagaatttcatgTTCTATCATGCTGTGATATAACTACTATCCTTCTTTACGCAGGTAAGGTTTATCAGGACATAGTTGGGAGTGCTTACTATGTTGCTCCTGAGGTTTTACTGCGTAAATATGGGAAGGAGATCGATATTTGGAGTGCAGGAGTTATACTGTATATCTTACTCAGTGGTGTGCCTCCATTTTGGGCAGGTAAAAGTTAAGGTTACTCGTGGAAAACCTAAGCTGTCATTTTTAAACTGCCTTTGAATCTCAAAACTGCTATTTCATTGTTGgtaaataattttgatgaatgttTTTCCTTGCAGAAACTGAGAAGGGAATATTTGATGCTATTTTGGAAGGAGAAATTGACTTTGAAAGTCAGCCATGGCCATCTCTTTCGGACAGTGCCAAGGATCTAGTCTGCAGGATGTTAACACAGGACCCGAAAAAGCGGATTACTTCTACTCAAGTCCTAGGTAGTTCTTTACAGCAGCCTTTATTTTTTGTTGGGCATTTATTGAAGTAGTTAATCTCGGTTACAAGTGCAAAATTACACTATATATGCACGTCATATGCACGTCAAACTTATGAGTTATTATAGTTCATCTCAAGCTCAAGCCAGAGATTGAAATTCTGTGGTTTATGCAGAGCATCCGTGGATAAGAGAAGGTGGAAATGCATCGGACAAGCCACTAGACAGTGCGGTCCTTTCTAGAATGAAGCAATTCAGAAGAATGAACAAACTTAAGCAACTTGCCTTAAAGGTAAGTTTATATTGATTTATATGGTATCATTTCTTCCTTTCGGAACTTGGTAGTAAAAttgagagagagaaagagagaggcATGTGAATCATTAGTCGAGATATGAGTTGTTTTGATATATGAGAGCAAATTAGCAAGGCATTTTTGCAATCCCCAGTTATTCCAATGCTAATGTGTGACCTGACTCGAACAACTTAATTTAGTTGCTATCTGATAACAAGCCCGGTGGATTATAGGTCATTGCAGAAAATCTTTCGAGAGAAGAAATCCAAGGTCTGAAGCAGATGTTTGCAAACATCGACACTGACAACAGTGGCACAATCACGTATGATGAACTTAAGACTGGATTAGCTCGACTGGGATCGAAGCTCACAGAGACTGAAGTTCAGCAGCTGATGGAAGCTGTAAGATATCATTTAAATCTATAACATCTGGATCCTTGTTTTAATCTATATCATACACAAACTATGTTTTACTTGGACTACGTGTGACTGTTGAGTAGgggaatattaaatattttgtacATTTTCCCCTGTATTTGAAGGACCCTTGAAGGGTCATCTCTTTATATCTATGCCCTGATATACGTTAGGCAAgggtatttcaagaaaaatgaagagctCTAACAATATAGACATACTAACCTCGGTTTTATTTTGCAGGCTGATGTGGATGGAAATGGTACCATTGACTATATCGAATTTATCACAGCTACAATGCACAGACATAGGCTTGAAAGAGATGAAGATTTGTATAAAGCTTTTCAACATTTTGATAAGGACAATAGTGGGTGAGATATCCGTACTCTGTATAAAATTCATCATCTGACTTCTATTTTTTCATGGACATGACATAGGGATGAGGATGTGACCCTCCAAATGCTTCTAAATACGTGAAAGAACTTCAAAGAATGTTGAACACGTATTGATATCCAGCACTCATACCCAAGCCTGGGTAACATAGGATTCGATTGCTCTGAATCAGTTGTACTTGGGGCACACTACATCAATTACATGGGAGATATGGATATGTCAATAACTTGTTTGTGAAACGTTTTGCAGGCATATCACAAGAGATGAACTCGAAGCTGCCATGAAAGAATATGGAATGGGTGACGATGACACAATCAAGGAAATCATATCTGAAGTCGACACCGATAATGTAAGCTCCATTTCTGTCGCTCAAAAGTTCATTTCAAATTTCAGCACGGTTCATCAATTCTCATTCCTTCTTTACAGGATGGTAAAATCAACTACGAGGAGTTCCGTGACATGATGAGAAGTGGAACCCAGCATGGGCAACTCTTTTAGATTTTCAAGACCAGAATTGCAGCAAAAAACAATAGCTGGCTTTAAGAGATACCTTTTGGAGGTTTCCATCACAcaagtggtttttttttttttgggggagttccttttcttcattttgaGTGTAATATATTGCATATATTCAATCGGATTTTGAGAGGTGAGGTTGTTTTAAGCTTTATTAGTTTtgcttatatgttttttttttcttgtttcttcaGTTCTGGTTTTCGCCAGGGCGTTGAACTAAAAACCTCATAGGATACCTGGTAGTTCACATACGGTACATTTGTTTTATATGCATACTATTGAATTCCGACCATCTTTCTCTAATGTCCATATTTAACGTATCTCCGGTTATGGATATGTagatatgaaaagaaaaataaggatatttgtgtgaggcaaagaTTGAAAGCAAATAAATGatccattatttattataaatgaaaCTGAAACTCCAATATCATATTCCATTAGGGTTCTTCCCACACACCAGAGGtattaaaatcaaaagacaagaCGGCCCAAAAAGCACTCAAAAACCATGAATCTTGATTTGCTCTTTCTTCACTATTCCAGCATTAACAAGGAAGTGTGCTACTTTCTTCCGCTGATCACCTTGTAATTGAATGATTTTGCCCAGCTCTTTGTCGTGCACAACATTCCCGTTACAGCAGAACTCCTTTTTCAGAGACTTAAGGATCTTATCGGAACTCAGTTCTTGTTTCAGACCTTCAACAGTTGTTAAGCTTTTCCTGCCATTCCTCTGTTGGATTCGGATATGAACATAGTCTTTGGTTCCGGTACTTCCGAATTCCTCGGCCTCAGCAAAAGGATCAAAAGTAGTTGGGATTTGAATGTCTAACTCAACCATGTACCTCGTTAAATAAGAACTTTGATTGATCTGGACTTGCTTGTCTTTTTCCTCGAGCTAGTGTTCTGCATCAACATACCTTAAACTGTTAGAACATCAGCAAGTATTATACTTGTTAAGAACCAACCAACTTAGATACAAACACAGGTCTAAACAACGGCATAAAGTGGTTCATCTTGCAAAAGAGAAGAACACCAAGTTTTGCAATGAACAAAGCAAAGACAAAAACATCCAGAAGAAACCATTAATCCAATCCTTAGATAACAAGACAAGACATGCTAAAAGAATTCCCAGAGACGAAAACAAGAAAATGGGGCATTGGATTAGAAACCGAACCTTGAGGTAGAACTAGGAGAGTTGTTGGAATTGATAGGATGAGGAAAGAAGAGAAAGGAAGAGGGTGTTTATATAGGAAGGTGAAAGACGGTTAAAGCCGGCGGCGTATGCTGGTTAAGGATATGTACGTAGGTGATTGGAGAAATAAATAACCCCAGCTGGAGTCTAATGGAAGCTGATCCATCATTTGAGAAGACTCtggaaaaccaaagaaaaaatttatggtcttaatttaaatataatgggATTTTTTCAGGAAAAAAGATAAACTAGAAAGGGGAGATTAAAAAAGTTAGGGTGTATAATGCGCCATTTTAGagagaggaaaaagaagaaagtaaaaatatttttttattttatatatatctatattattatttaaataattaatatcacGAGTTAATCAAACATTAATCTAATTAGTgcaattacaaatatatattttatttaaaataagttatattaaaaatatactcatGGTGACATTTAAAACTATGCCAATTGCATTAGTAAgactttaaatttattatttaactaaagcttcgttttaatatttttatagattttaattttattatgtacacTTTTTACTTGTatatcttaataaaattattgattgagttggtCCCACAAGTTAAAATACATGCTTGTGTTCTAAATATGCAGTTTCCACACGCATATGTATgtggtaaa
The nucleotide sequence above comes from Gossypium raimondii isolate GPD5lz chromosome 13, ASM2569854v1, whole genome shotgun sequence. Encoded proteins:
- the LOC105782801 gene encoding calcium-dependent protein kinase 2 encodes the protein MGGCLTKNKDPMPQHNGYRSGATTTAAVHQQRYQDPVRPAPIQPQVYHIPQKPGTQTPWKPAVPAPSPKPTPNIDTILGKPFEDIRIHYTIGKELGKGQFGVTYHCTENSTGKQYACKTISKRKLVRKNDKEDMKREIQIMQHLSGQPNIVEFKGAYEDKQSVHVVMELCAGGELFDRIIAKGHYSERAAASICRAIVNVVHACHFMGVMHRDLKPENFLLSSKGENALLKATDFGLSVFIEEGKVYQDIVGSAYYVAPEVLLRKYGKEIDIWSAGVILYILLSGVPPFWAETEKGIFDAILEGEIDFESQPWPSLSDSAKDLVCRMLTQDPKKRITSTQVLEHPWIREGGNASDKPLDSAVLSRMKQFRRMNKLKQLALKVIAENLSREEIQGLKQMFANIDTDNSGTITYDELKTGLARLGSKLTETEVQQLMEAADVDGNGTIDYIEFITATMHRHRLERDEDLYKAFQHFDKDNSGHITRDELEAAMKEYGMGDDDTIKEIISEVDTDNDGKINYEEFRDMMRSGTQHGQLF
- the LOC105782803 gene encoding protein translation factor SUI1 homolog → MVELDIQIPTTFDPFAEAEEFGSTGTKDYVHIRIQQRNGRKSLTTVEGLKQELSSDKILKSLKKEFCCNGNVVHDKELGKIIQLQGDQRKKVAHFLVNAGIVKKEQIKIHGF